A section of the Campylobacter porcelli genome encodes:
- the pssA gene encoding CDP-diacylglycerol--serine O-phosphatidyltransferase: MNNNKFIYILPNLFTAGSAFTGIISILASANGEFGKAIFYIVVSLVLDGLDGRVARLTKTTSKFGVEFDSLADLVAFGVAPAMLFYFSIADEFGRFGSLITAMFVVFGAIRLARFNVTTNENEPNIFIGLPIPTAAIVAGFWIGIYNKYEIMQGYEFAFLILMCLLSILMVSNVRYPSFKKVDFSRANYIKALVILVIIFSFLYLYPLESATALISIYTIYGIIRAIWAMFFAKNIKIKEQK, translated from the coding sequence ATGAATAATAATAAATTTATATACATACTTCCAAATTTATTTACAGCCGGTAGTGCATTTACGGGTATTATTAGTATTTTAGCAAGTGCAAATGGTGAGTTTGGTAAGGCTATTTTTTATATTGTAGTCTCACTTGTGCTTGATGGTTTAGATGGTAGAGTGGCAAGACTTACAAAGACTACTTCTAAATTCGGGGTAGAATTTGATAGTTTGGCTGATTTAGTAGCTTTTGGAGTGGCTCCTGCTATGCTATTTTATTTTAGTATTGCAGATGAATTTGGTAGATTTGGCTCACTTATTACGGCGATGTTTGTGGTATTTGGTGCGATTAGACTAGCTAGATTTAATGTTACAACCAATGAAAATGAGCCAAATATATTTATCGGTTTGCCTATTCCAACTGCTGCTATAGTGGCTGGATTTTGGATTGGAATTTATAATAAATATGAGATTATGCAAGGATATGAGTTTGCGTTTCTTATTTTAATGTGTCTGCTTTCTATATTGATGGTTTCTAATGTGAGGTATCCAAGCTTTAAAAAAGTGGATTTTAGTCGCGCAAATTACATTAAAGCTCTTGTTATATTGGTAATTATATTCTCTTTTTTATATTTATACCCATTAGAATCAGCCACTGCTTTGATTTCTATTTATACTATATATGGTATAATTCGCGCTATTTGGGCAATGTTTTTTGCCAAAAATATAAAGATAAAGGAGCAAAAATGA
- a CDS encoding phosphatidylserine decarboxylase yields the protein MDNLGIISKYGYKCVLISGLIFILSWIFDIWFWLFAALFIATLWVYRNPERLPQSEEAKAILSPIDGIVDSIKKCNYNGRSYSQIVIRNRIFDSGVLRAVCDVDELIIKKRSGLNIHSSDSNLNLLSNRVTIMSKKEDIIIRISTSAFSSKIYLENFTHMKSGRRIGFLKDGKVVVLMPLNTRISYSKGDKIKACNVIGYIDE from the coding sequence ATGGATAATCTAGGAATTATAAGCAAATATGGCTATAAATGCGTTTTAATATCGGGATTGATTTTTATACTATCTTGGATTTTTGATATTTGGTTTTGGCTTTTTGCTGCTTTATTTATTGCTACTTTATGGGTATATAGAAACCCTGAGAGACTACCACAAAGTGAAGAAGCAAAGGCCATTTTATCACCAATTGATGGGATCGTAGATAGTATAAAAAAGTGTAATTATAATGGACGAAGCTATAGCCAAATTGTGATTCGCAATAGAATTTTTGATTCTGGGGTTTTGCGTGCCGTTTGCGATGTTGATGAGTTGATTATCAAAAAACGAAGCGGTCTTAATATACATAGTAGCGATTCAAATCTAAATTTACTTAGTAACCGAGTTACTATAATGTCAAAAAAAGAGGATATTATAATCCGTATTAGCACTTCAGCGTTTAGCTCTAAAATATATTTAGAAAATTTCACTCATATGAAATCTGGTCGTAGAATTGGTTTTTTAAAAGATGGCAAAGTCGTAGTTTTAATGCCGTTAAATACGAGAATATCTTATTCCAAAGGGGATAAAATTAAAGCTTGTAATGTTATAGGTTATATAGATGAATAA
- the ftsH gene encoding ATP-dependent zinc metalloprotease FtsH: MENKNQSNGNNNSFFNKNPILVFAIFAVVMVLIFRSISPDEMGISSGNSKNISYSELKSLIKSKQINEVVIGQTTIKASGNSQTYVVKKVANDQTLVPLLEENNISYGAYSESNWLSDMLFSWVIPVFIFFAIWMFLASRMQKNMGSGILGMGSSKKLINSEKPKVKFDDVAGVEEAKDEVKEIVDFLKNPERYIRLGAKIPKGVLLVGPPGTGKTLLAKAVAGEAEVPFFSVSGSSFIEMFVGVGASRVRDLFENAKKEAPAIVFIDEIDAIGKSRAAGSMMGGNDEREQTLNQLLAEMDGFDSDKSPVIVLAATNRPEVLDAALLRPGRFDRQVLVDKPDFKGRVDILKVHSKEVKLSNDVNMDEIGRLTAGLAGADLANIINEAALLAGRSNKAKIDQQDLVEAVERAIAGLEKKSRRINPKEKKIVTYHECGHALIAETTKGADKVTKVSVIPRGIAALGYTLNAPEENKFLMQKHELIAKVDVLLGGRAAEQVFIKEISTGASNDLERATDIIKAMVSMYGMTDVAGLMVLEKQRNVFLNGGQTLKDYSDDMAKKLDEFVKNFLNERFEAVVATLELYRGAIEKMVESLYEEETIEGAKVRAIIREFEEANGLPTRLVDIEDENSDIKKAKEN; this comes from the coding sequence ATGGAAAATAAAAATCAATCAAATGGAAATAATAATAGTTTTTTTAACAAAAATCCTATTTTAGTATTTGCGATTTTTGCTGTGGTGATGGTGCTTATATTTCGCAGTATAAGCCCTGATGAGATGGGGATTTCTAGTGGAAATTCTAAAAATATCAGCTACTCAGAGTTAAAATCACTCATTAAATCAAAGCAGATAAATGAAGTTGTGATTGGTCAAACCACAATCAAAGCAAGTGGAAATTCTCAAACATATGTGGTTAAAAAGGTTGCAAACGACCAGACTTTAGTTCCGCTTTTAGAAGAGAATAATATCAGTTATGGTGCATATAGCGAGAGTAATTGGCTAAGCGATATGCTATTTTCTTGGGTTATTCCTGTGTTTATATTTTTTGCTATTTGGATGTTTCTTGCTAGTAGAATGCAAAAAAATATGGGTAGCGGAATTTTGGGTATGGGAAGCAGTAAAAAGCTAATTAATAGCGAAAAGCCAAAGGTTAAATTTGATGATGTTGCTGGAGTTGAAGAGGCTAAAGATGAGGTTAAGGAGATTGTAGATTTTCTTAAAAATCCTGAGCGATATATCCGCCTTGGGGCTAAGATACCAAAAGGGGTATTATTAGTAGGGCCTCCAGGAACTGGTAAAACCTTACTTGCTAAAGCTGTGGCCGGTGAAGCTGAAGTGCCATTTTTTTCAGTTTCAGGATCTAGCTTTATAGAGATGTTTGTTGGCGTTGGTGCAAGTAGGGTTAGAGATCTTTTTGAAAATGCTAAAAAAGAAGCCCCAGCTATTGTCTTTATCGATGAGATTGACGCCATTGGTAAAAGTAGAGCCGCTGGATCTATGATGGGCGGCAATGATGAGAGAGAGCAGACTTTAAATCAGCTTTTGGCTGAAATGGATGGCTTTGATAGTGATAAAAGTCCGGTAATTGTCCTAGCAGCGACTAACCGCCCAGAGGTTTTAGATGCGGCACTTTTAAGACCAGGTAGATTTGATCGCCAAGTTTTGGTTGATAAACCTGATTTTAAAGGTCGTGTGGATATATTAAAGGTGCATAGTAAAGAGGTTAAACTCTCAAATGATGTCAATATGGATGAGATTGGTCGTTTGACTGCTGGGCTTGCTGGGGCGGATTTAGCTAATATTATAAATGAAGCCGCTCTTTTGGCTGGTCGATCTAATAAGGCTAAGATTGACCAACAAGATTTAGTTGAAGCGGTTGAGAGAGCTATTGCAGGGCTTGAGAAAAAATCTCGCCGAATAAATCCAAAAGAGAAAAAGATAGTTACATATCACGAGTGCGGACATGCCCTTATAGCTGAAACTACTAAAGGTGCTGATAAGGTTACTAAGGTTTCAGTTATCCCAAGGGGGATAGCAGCTTTGGGCTATACTCTAAATGCCCCAGAAGAGAATAAATTCTTAATGCAAAAGCATGAGCTTATAGCAAAAGTTGATGTTCTCTTAGGTGGTAGGGCAGCAGAGCAAGTATTTATCAAAGAGATTAGCACAGGTGCTAGTAACGACCTTGAGCGTGCTACTGATATTATTAAAGCTATGGTTTCAATGTATGGAATGACTGATGTAGCAGGGCTTATGGTGCTTGAAAAGCAAAGAAATGTATTCTTAAATGGTGGTCAAACCTTAAAAGATTATAGTGATGATATGGCAAAAAAATTAGATGAATTTGTAAAAAATTTCTTAAATGAGAGATTTGAAGCAGTTGTAGCTACACTTGAGCTATATCGTGGTGCTATAGAGAAGATGGTAGAGTCTTTATATGAAGAAGAGACTATAGAAGGAGCTAAGGTAAGGGCAATTATTAGGGAGTTTGAAGAGGCTAATGGATTGCCTACTCGTTTGGTTGATATCGAAGATGAGAATTCAGATATTAAAAAGGCAAAAGAGAATTAA
- a CDS encoding 50S ribosomal protein L11 methyltransferase → MKDKYYELKVLSSQIELLKDLVFEFGFTCIEEIDNGFIIRDEHNLNDIKWGLEEFANRLEYDIKSDLQLKDNKDWIDEYKKGVAPIVAGDFYIRPSWEQPKDGLIDIIIDPALAFGSGHHESTNSCLKLISKYAKDYNEALDVGCGSGILSIAMAKLGLSVDSCDTDELAVKSTIDNAQKNSINIHKVWTGSVINSDQCYDLVVANIIADVILFLANDLKSKVKNSGIIILSGILTKYKSRVINAFSEFELVENLTQNEWESFVFKNQGK, encoded by the coding sequence ATGAAAGATAAATATTACGAATTAAAAGTCTTATCTTCGCAAATAGAGCTATTAAAAGATCTTGTATTTGAATTTGGATTTACCTGTATAGAAGAGATCGATAATGGCTTTATCATTAGAGATGAACATAATTTAAATGATATTAAATGGGGACTTGAAGAGTTTGCTAATCGCCTTGAGTATGATATAAAGAGCGATTTGCAGCTTAAAGATAATAAAGATTGGATTGATGAGTATAAAAAGGGTGTAGCCCCTATCGTGGCTGGTGATTTTTATATTAGACCTAGTTGGGAGCAGCCAAAAGATGGGTTGATAGACATTATCATTGACCCAGCTCTTGCCTTTGGATCAGGGCATCATGAGAGCACAAATTCATGCCTAAAGCTAATCTCAAAATATGCTAAAGATTATAATGAAGCCTTAGATGTAGGCTGTGGTAGCGGTATTTTAAGCATAGCTATGGCAAAGCTAGGTTTGAGCGTGGATAGCTGTGATACAGATGAATTGGCAGTTAAAAGCACGATTGATAACGCTCAAAAAAATAGCATAAATATACACAAGGTCTGGACTGGCTCAGTGATAAATAGCGACCAATGCTACGATTTAGTGGTGGCTAATATTATCGCTGATGTTATACTATTTCTTGCAAATGACCTAAAATCTAAAGTCAAAAATAGTGGTATTATCATACTATCTGGAATTCTAACAAAATATAAAAGCAGAGTTATCAACGCCTTTAGTGAATTTGAGTTAGTGGAAAATTTAACTCAAAATGAGTGGGAGAGCTTTGTATTTAAAAATCAAGGAAAATAA
- a CDS encoding chemotaxis response regulator CheY: MKLLVVDDSSTMRRIIKNTLERLGHKDVLQAEHGVEAWDLLCQNPDIGVLITDWNMPEMNGLELVKKVRAESKYENMPIIMVTTEGGKAEVITALKAGVNNYIVKPFTPQVLKEKLEDVLG, from the coding sequence TTGAAGTTATTAGTTGTTGATGATAGCTCTACTATGAGAAGAATTATAAAAAATACATTAGAAAGACTTGGTCACAAAGATGTATTACAAGCAGAGCACGGCGTGGAAGCTTGGGATTTACTTTGCCAAAATCCAGATATTGGTGTTTTGATTACTGATTGGAATATGCCTGAAATGAATGGTTTGGAGCTTGTCAAAAAGGTAAGAGCAGAGTCAAAATATGAAAATATGCCTATTATAATGGTAACTACAGAAGGTGGTAAAGCTGAGGTTATCACAGCGTTAAAAGCTGGCGTAAATAACTATATAGTCAAGCCATTCACCCCTCAAGTTCTTAAAGAGAAGCTTGAAGATGTCCTTGGGTAA
- the hisA gene encoding 1-(5-phosphoribosyl)-5-[(5-phosphoribosylamino)methylideneamino]imidazole-4-carboxamide isomerase translates to MEKYMAIDLKDGKVVRLSKGVMDSAKIYSNEPWELAKRFSDAGAKWLHIVDLDGAFAGDALNLKTIEKIVSATNLNIQIGGGVRNEERIKSYLSSGVTRLILGSVALKNPEFVKEMAKKYRIVVGIDAKDGFVAVEGWAEVSKMEATHLAKLYADAGVEAIIATDINNDGMLCGLNLDFTTSIAKASGIATIASGGVANLADLEAASKAKGVSGVIIGKAYYEGKIGLNDIFGNNF, encoded by the coding sequence ATGGAAAAATATATGGCAATAGACCTAAAAGATGGCAAGGTAGTAAGGCTATCAAAGGGGGTTATGGATAGTGCGAAAATTTACTCTAATGAGCCTTGGGAGCTAGCTAAGAGATTTAGCGATGCTGGGGCAAAGTGGCTACATATTGTAGATTTAGATGGGGCTTTTGCTGGAGATGCGTTAAATTTAAAAACCATAGAAAAGATAGTGAGTGCGACGAATTTAAATATACAAATTGGCGGTGGAGTTCGTAATGAAGAGCGTATAAAGAGCTATTTAAGCTCAGGTGTAACTAGATTGATCTTAGGCTCAGTGGCACTTAAAAATCCTGAATTTGTAAAAGAGATGGCAAAAAAGTATAGAATAGTTGTAGGCATTGATGCTAAAGATGGCTTTGTAGCGGTTGAAGGCTGGGCTGAAGTTAGCAAGATGGAGGCCACTCATTTAGCTAAATTATACGCAGATGCTGGAGTAGAGGCGATAATAGCTACTGATATTAATAATGATGGTATGCTTTGTGGGTTAAATTTAGATTTTACCACTTCTATCGCAAAGGCTAGTGGCATTGCCACAATCGCAAGTGGAGGAGTAGCAAATTTAGCTGATTTAGAGGCTGCAAGCAAGGCTAAAGGGGTATCTGGAGTTATAATCGGAAAGGCGTATTATGAAGGCAAAATAGGGCTTAATGATATTTTTGGAAATAATTTTTAG
- the hisH gene encoding imidazole glycerol phosphate synthase subunit HisH produces MIGIIDYGAGNIRSVQNALEFVGAKSELVSDADRLKEYDRLLLPGVGAFGKAMEELKSRGLDSAILEFISSGKPFLGICLGMQLLFDKSYEFGEHSGLGVIKGSIVEFDKTKFKEPLKVPHMGWNMAKFTKQSKIIKGLKDSAYLYFVHSYHAICDSKFALAYTDYGYEFVSAVEYENVYGFQPHPEKSHDNGLRIIKNFMEL; encoded by the coding sequence TTGATAGGGATTATTGATTATGGTGCTGGGAATATTAGAAGTGTGCAAAATGCGCTTGAGTTTGTAGGTGCTAAGAGTGAGCTAGTTAGCGATGCTGATCGTTTAAAGGAGTATGATAGACTTCTTTTACCTGGAGTTGGTGCTTTTGGCAAGGCGATGGAAGAGCTAAAATCTCGTGGCTTAGATAGTGCGATTTTAGAGTTTATATCCAGTGGTAAGCCATTTCTTGGGATATGCCTTGGAATGCAACTTTTGTTTGATAAAAGCTATGAATTTGGTGAGCATAGTGGTTTAGGTGTGATTAAAGGGAGCATTGTAGAGTTTGACAAAACTAAATTTAAAGAGCCATTAAAAGTTCCGCATATGGGCTGGAATATGGCTAAATTTACAAAACAAAGCAAGATTATAAAAGGTCTTAAAGATAGTGCTTATCTATATTTTGTGCATTCATATCATGCTATTTGTGATAGCAAATTTGCACTAGCTTATACAGATTATGGATATGAATTTGTCAGTGCTGTAGAGTATGAAAATGTCTATGGCTTTCAGCCTCATCCTGAGAAATCTCACGATAATGGGCTAAGAATTATTAAGAATTTTATGGAGCTATAA
- a CDS encoding PDC sensor domain-containing protein: protein MTFKEIEEFSQIRYKARAYLCYLFNRNIPNNLPGVSAQNIKDGFDKIAHEVDGFDAFYILDKNGIQLEDTISLDPKNTIGKGANRSNKAYYYRSVRERRCVLTDPYPSSLTNRLCVTASMPIYNENKELVYVACMDIGLSELLAIISPGSVDGIFGKFTKLIYSVFSIALFVISLVLFIYGIKGFVLKSFNEINISEVFESTIVLTLALAIFDLVKAIFESEVLGRPNHHQNGGSRTMVRFIGSIIIALAIESLMLVFKFAITDPSQIFYAIYLIGGVGFLMIALSCYLFVLRRSSIDRDY, encoded by the coding sequence GTGACATTTAAAGAGATTGAAGAATTTAGCCAAATACGCTATAAAGCTAGAGCCTATCTATGTTATCTATTTAATAGAAATATCCCAAATAATCTACCAGGAGTTAGTGCTCAAAATATCAAAGATGGTTTTGATAAGATCGCTCATGAAGTTGATGGATTTGATGCTTTTTATATACTAGATAAAAATGGAATTCAGCTAGAAGACACCATAAGCTTAGATCCTAAAAATACAATTGGCAAAGGTGCTAATAGAAGTAATAAGGCTTATTATTATAGAAGTGTGCGTGAGAGGCGTTGTGTATTAACAGATCCATACCCTTCAAGCCTTACTAATCGTCTTTGCGTTACAGCATCTATGCCTATTTATAATGAGAATAAAGAGCTAGTTTATGTAGCTTGTATGGATATTGGTCTAAGTGAGCTTTTAGCTATTATTAGCCCTGGGTCGGTTGATGGTATATTTGGTAAATTTACAAAGCTTATATACTCAGTTTTCTCCATTGCGTTATTTGTAATTTCGCTTGTTTTATTTATTTATGGGATAAAGGGCTTTGTGCTAAAGAGCTTTAATGAGATTAATATTAGCGAGGTTTTTGAATCCACTATTGTGCTGACTTTAGCACTTGCGATATTTGATCTTGTTAAGGCTATTTTTGAATCTGAAGTTTTAGGCAGACCAAATCATCATCAAAATGGCGGAAGCAGAACGATGGTAAGATTTATAGGTAGCATTATTATAGCCTTAGCTATTGAGTCATTAATGCTTGTTTTTAAATTTGCTATTACCGATCCAAGCCAGATATTTTATGCTATCTATCTCATTGGTGGGGTTGGATTTTTGATGATTGCGCTTAGTTGCTATTTGTTTGTTTTAAGAAGGAGTAGTATTGATAGGGATTATTGA
- the pglF gene encoding UDP-N-acetylglucosamine 4,6-dehydratase (configuration-retaining): MIRATKRRRVAFFLLCDIFIFTLSIYFAFLLRFSGDIPEIFIPGMIYSGIILAIIKIALLWAFRIYRVPWRFFGLNESRKITLACLLCAGIFFCIFLSYEEIFAPFPRSVIIIDALLSAIMVGSLRISKRVLLDFKKSKNGNPCVIIGSTSKTLQILKGLKSGYANYYAVGVVDGRKDLVGTYCDGYKVGHKDELKSYVDDGVKSAIIALKLMPNELKELYDELDALGFKDIKIFSLIGQNNQGITDISIEDLLARKPKDLDSSVVESFIGGKSVMVTGAGGTIGSEICKQCLKFGAKEIIMVDHSEYNLYQINEATNADDRNRLVMLNITHKSEFESVFAKFKPYIVIHAAAYKHVPLCEFNPLVAVQNNILGTKNVVDLAKKYNTQKVVLISTDKAVRPTNIMGATKRVCELYALNSNTSSTEIVAVRFGNVLGSSGSVIPKFKAQIAANEPLSVTHPEITRYFMLVSEACQLVLQAASIAKGGELFVLNMGKPVKIADMAQRMLKLSSKEHLGIKFVGLRPGEKLYEELLIDPSDVATKFESIFVTKSKPYDIDKLNLQISNLLNSQSQQDIEDNLKAIVTEFNHNKNRN, from the coding sequence GTGATTAGGGCGACTAAAAGGCGTAGAGTAGCCTTTTTTCTCTTATGCGATATTTTTATATTTACCCTTAGCATATATTTTGCTTTTTTGCTTAGATTTAGCGGGGATATTCCAGAGATTTTTATCCCTGGAATGATATATAGTGGGATTATTTTAGCTATTATAAAAATCGCATTATTGTGGGCATTTCGAATTTACCGCGTTCCGTGGAGATTTTTTGGTTTAAATGAGTCTAGGAAGATTACTTTGGCTTGTCTGCTTTGTGCTGGGATATTTTTTTGTATATTTTTATCTTATGAGGAGATTTTTGCTCCATTTCCAAGAAGTGTTATTATCATAGATGCACTTCTATCAGCTATAATGGTTGGTAGCTTAAGGATTTCAAAGCGAGTTTTACTAGATTTTAAAAAGAGCAAAAATGGCAATCCGTGCGTGATTATTGGCTCTACTTCTAAGACTTTACAAATTTTAAAAGGATTAAAAAGCGGTTATGCTAACTACTATGCAGTTGGGGTCGTAGATGGTAGGAAGGATTTAGTAGGGACATATTGCGATGGGTATAAAGTAGGTCATAAAGATGAGTTAAAAAGCTATGTAGATGATGGCGTAAAGAGTGCTATAATCGCTTTAAAACTTATGCCAAATGAGCTTAAAGAGCTATATGATGAGCTAGATGCTTTAGGCTTTAAGGATATTAAGATATTTTCTCTAATTGGGCAAAATAATCAAGGAATTACTGATATTAGCATTGAAGACTTACTAGCTAGAAAGCCAAAAGACCTTGATAGTAGCGTGGTTGAGAGTTTTATCGGTGGTAAGAGCGTTATGGTTACTGGTGCTGGTGGAACTATAGGTAGTGAGATATGTAAGCAGTGTTTGAAATTTGGTGCGAAAGAGATAATAATGGTAGATCACAGCGAGTATAATCTCTACCAAATAAATGAAGCTACAAACGCCGATGATCGTAACCGCTTAGTGATGTTAAATATCACGCATAAAAGCGAATTTGAGAGCGTATTCGCTAAGTTTAAGCCATATATTGTCATTCACGCCGCGGCGTATAAGCATGTGCCACTATGCGAGTTTAACCCCTTAGTTGCAGTGCAAAATAATATCTTAGGGACTAAAAATGTGGTAGATTTAGCTAAAAAATATAATACCCAAAAAGTAGTATTGATCTCTACAGATAAGGCCGTTAGACCAACTAACATTATGGGCGCTACTAAAAGAGTATGTGAGTTATATGCGTTAAATTCAAATACCAGCTCCACTGAGATAGTGGCAGTAAGATTTGGTAATGTGCTTGGTAGTAGCGGTAGCGTAATCCCTAAATTCAAAGCCCAAATCGCAGCCAATGAGCCATTAAGTGTAACTCACCCTGAGATCACAAGATATTTTATGCTAGTTAGCGAGGCTTGTCAGCTAGTACTTCAAGCAGCTAGTATAGCTAAGGGCGGGGAGCTTTTTGTTTTAAATATGGGCAAGCCAGTCAAAATAGCTGATATGGCACAAAGAATGTTAAAATTAAGCTCCAAAGAGCATTTGGGTATTAAATTTGTAGGTCTTCGACCAGGTGAGAAGCTATATGAGGAGCTACTAATTGACCCAAGCGATGTAGCGACTAAATTTGAGAGTATATTTGTAACTAAGAGTAAGCCATATGATATTGATAAATTAAATTTACAAATTTCAAATTTATTAAATAGTCAAAGCCAGCAAGATATAGAGGATAATCTAAAAGCTATAGTTACAGAATTTAACCATAATAAAAATAGGAATTAA